In Gimesia benthica, a single window of DNA contains:
- a CDS encoding DUF2971 domain-containing protein: MAFPPDISVEFRDLDCDEYVYHYTSRDTALEHILTGASIRLGLLRNTNDPRENRTWSFGISATNPPDPPKSNPECQEWLGETRQTLERAQEIIQEKCKLFCVTMDDPSYSAFADGLTDAKRGFGHSRMWAQYGDSHKGICLIFRKVNLDEAINNAFATTHTIYKGPVEYSDNVGQQLMAYALRQEDIDHHGVENCLVTQRERYHKTFFFSKALDWQQEFEYRWIAIGGMNEPEFVPITSAIAGVVVGVDFPDVYLPSLLKLCEALEIPAARIGWKNGIPRLKHRYI; encoded by the coding sequence ATGGCATTTCCTCCCGACATCTCAGTTGAATTTCGCGATCTGGACTGTGATGAGTATGTCTACCACTACACTTCGCGTGATACGGCCCTCGAGCACATTCTCACTGGAGCCTCAATTCGACTCGGACTGCTTCGAAACACAAATGACCCGCGAGAGAACCGAACGTGGTCATTCGGTATCTCAGCCACGAATCCTCCTGATCCGCCCAAAAGCAACCCGGAATGCCAGGAATGGCTCGGCGAAACTAGGCAAACGCTTGAGCGCGCACAGGAGATTATCCAAGAAAAGTGCAAGCTATTTTGTGTCACGATGGATGATCCATCGTATTCTGCCTTCGCGGATGGTCTTACGGATGCAAAGCGAGGATTTGGTCACTCACGAATGTGGGCTCAATACGGTGATAGTCACAAGGGGATATGCTTGATATTCCGCAAGGTGAACTTGGACGAAGCAATCAACAACGCATTTGCAACGACTCACACGATCTACAAAGGCCCAGTCGAATACTCGGACAACGTCGGTCAACAATTGATGGCGTACGCGCTGAGGCAGGAAGACATTGACCATCACGGGGTCGAAAACTGCTTGGTAACCCAGCGTGAGCGGTACCACAAAACTTTCTTCTTCTCTAAGGCGCTTGATTGGCAACAGGAATTTGAGTATCGCTGGATTGCAATTGGTGGGATGAACGAACCCGAATTCGTACCGATCACATCTGCAATCGCGGGTGTTGTTGTCGGGGTGGATTTCCCAGACGTCTATCTTCCAAGTCTGCTGAAACTCTGTGAGGCACTTGAAATACCGGCTGCACGAATCGGATGGAAAAATGGAATCCCCCGATTGAAGCATCGTTATATCTAG
- a CDS encoding TIR domain-containing protein, which produces MTKPRPSMFIGSSAEGLPVAEAIQINLDYACEVTIWSQGVFGLGQGTLESLVDRLEGFDFAALVLTPDDITISRDEELQSPRDNVLLEIGLFIGALGRERTFTVYDRKTPMKLPSDLAGVTPATYEIHSSGNLQSSLGAASTLIKGTIENLGKRTPKITGKVDEYTTFQIIHDLLDSAAEQFLIFMHETEKTLYRMPRMGLGSGIKFEYSLKNRAGGQGEFSIDELCNKLPDADLLQADLRNNVSLTDRGKKFAQWLVDNGHKSDYFRSDVGSWGELPASGGFPWPRAHAPSWVDANIIPEPKNE; this is translated from the coding sequence ATGACGAAACCTCGCCCTTCCATGTTCATCGGTTCCTCTGCCGAAGGTCTACCTGTCGCAGAGGCGATTCAGATAAATCTGGATTATGCATGTGAGGTAACGATTTGGTCACAAGGAGTTTTCGGTCTTGGGCAGGGCACTCTTGAATCATTAGTTGACCGACTTGAAGGGTTTGATTTTGCAGCACTTGTGCTAACGCCTGACGATATTACTATTTCCCGTGACGAAGAACTACAATCGCCCCGTGATAATGTCTTGCTTGAGATTGGGCTATTTATTGGTGCGCTCGGACGTGAGCGAACATTCACAGTTTATGATCGAAAAACGCCAATGAAGCTACCGTCCGACCTCGCTGGCGTTACTCCGGCGACGTATGAAATTCACTCCAGCGGTAACTTACAATCCTCGTTGGGCGCAGCCTCGACACTAATTAAGGGGACAATCGAAAACCTGGGGAAACGAACACCGAAAATCACTGGCAAAGTTGACGAGTATACAACGTTTCAAATCATCCACGATTTACTTGATAGTGCTGCTGAACAATTCTTGATATTCATGCACGAAACTGAAAAAACACTCTATCGCATGCCAAGGATGGGTTTAGGTTCGGGTATTAAATTCGAATATTCACTTAAGAATCGTGCCGGTGGTCAGGGAGAATTCTCGATTGACGAACTATGCAACAAACTGCCAGACGCTGACCTGCTCCAAGCTGACTTGCGAAATAATGTGTCATTAACTGACCGTGGGAAAAAATTTGCTCAATGGCTCGTGGACAATGGTCACAAATCCGACTACTTTCGATCGGACGTCGGTTCTTGGGGTGAACTTCCTGCGAGTGGCGGATTTCCGTGGCCTCGCGCGCATGCACCGTCTTGGGTTGATGCAAACATAATACCTGAACCTAAAAATGAATAG
- a CDS encoding DegT/DnrJ/EryC1/StrS family aminotransferase, translating to MIYQSCFQPDHSFDPSMFSGLDSESGFNAALTAFCPELLNPEIHKQIPHFAELLYLWRSSPKDQHDWIGYFTGSLQETPEDLFPEEIEIEALLEKNVILSGSKISSHLGLASQSEKMYPGITSYIMSLFADLQEEIPGDYFELKEGFTVGTLIMQKAAFHQFMEWIYRFIQFSFEKINSAEFLIRNPEKGIEVVVNSLFIIWYLKKNCTIYDLNSRTSYVGGRYETQTSQIQVSLGCVSYNRQADQNLLEASRTGRIASGRFVEELEHKFAEKLNAKHAIAVCNGTMADAVALSAISVKTGFNNVIVPSLTFIAQANAIRHAGLNPLFVDVGTDGLMEHVVDLAERNQAILYPVHLMGKVCRWVSQLQSSLPVLEDACEALGSQFEGRYAGTMGMAGTFSMYVSHSFTSGEGGMIVTNDDEIAELCKSIRAHGRLGDNVNERFCFPRLGFNAKMSNIQAAYATAHIDDFEEMIQKRKQVVRQLADRLGDDFEIATNDIVAHGFPIRYADKMSRDRALEEISKSGIECRPLFSNIAREHFCTNSEFPNAEAISSQYLYVPCHQQIGKNDIERIYRSVSSSRNL from the coding sequence ATGATCTATCAGTCTTGTTTCCAGCCAGATCATAGCTTTGATCCTTCGATGTTTTCGGGGTTAGATTCAGAGTCAGGGTTCAATGCTGCTTTAACCGCATTCTGTCCGGAACTCCTGAACCCCGAAATCCACAAGCAGATACCGCATTTCGCGGAATTACTGTATTTATGGAGAAGCTCACCCAAGGATCAACATGATTGGATCGGATATTTTACAGGGAGTCTGCAAGAGACTCCTGAAGATCTTTTCCCTGAGGAAATCGAAATTGAAGCGTTACTCGAAAAAAACGTAATCCTCTCCGGATCCAAAATCAGCTCCCATCTGGGGCTTGCCTCCCAGTCAGAAAAAATGTATCCCGGCATCACCTCATACATTATGAGTCTGTTTGCTGATCTGCAGGAAGAGATTCCAGGAGATTATTTTGAACTGAAAGAAGGCTTTACTGTTGGAACCTTAATTATGCAGAAAGCAGCATTCCATCAGTTCATGGAATGGATCTACCGGTTTATCCAGTTCAGCTTCGAGAAAATAAATTCAGCGGAATTTCTGATCCGGAATCCAGAAAAAGGGATTGAGGTTGTTGTAAACAGCTTATTTATCATCTGGTATCTGAAAAAGAATTGCACAATTTATGATCTAAATTCCAGAACGAGTTATGTAGGGGGAAGATATGAAACCCAGACATCTCAGATTCAGGTTTCATTGGGATGTGTCAGTTATAACAGACAGGCAGATCAGAACCTGCTGGAAGCATCACGTACAGGCAGAATTGCCAGCGGGAGATTCGTGGAAGAACTTGAACATAAATTTGCTGAAAAACTGAATGCGAAACACGCAATTGCAGTCTGCAATGGTACGATGGCCGATGCAGTTGCATTATCCGCGATCTCAGTAAAAACAGGCTTCAACAATGTCATTGTGCCGTCCCTGACCTTCATTGCCCAGGCTAATGCCATAAGACATGCGGGGCTGAATCCCCTGTTCGTCGATGTGGGAACTGATGGATTAATGGAACATGTCGTGGACTTAGCAGAACGCAACCAGGCCATTCTCTACCCAGTCCATCTGATGGGGAAGGTCTGTCGTTGGGTAAGCCAGCTCCAGAGCTCTCTACCCGTACTGGAAGACGCATGCGAAGCTTTAGGAAGTCAGTTTGAGGGGCGATATGCAGGTACCATGGGGATGGCAGGTACTTTCTCCATGTATGTGTCTCATTCCTTTACCTCTGGGGAAGGGGGAATGATTGTTACTAATGATGATGAAATCGCAGAACTTTGCAAATCAATCCGTGCACATGGACGCTTGGGAGACAATGTAAATGAACGTTTTTGCTTTCCCAGATTGGGCTTTAATGCAAAAATGTCAAACATCCAGGCTGCATACGCAACTGCGCATATTGATGATTTTGAAGAGATGATTCAAAAAAGGAAGCAGGTCGTCAGGCAGTTAGCAGACCGATTGGGAGACGATTTTGAAATTGCGACGAACGATATTGTCGCTCATGGCTTTCCGATAAGATATGCTGACAAAATGTCACGCGATCGTGCTTTGGAAGAGATCAGTAAATCTGGTATTGAGTGTCGCCCCCTGTTTTCCAATATTGCTCGAGAACATTTTTGCACAAATTCAGAATTCCCGAATGCGGAAGCGATTTCATCGCAATATCTGTATGTGCCTTGCCATCAGCAAATCGGTAAAAATGATATCGAACGTATCTACAGGTCTGTTTCGAGTTCACGCAATCTTTAG
- a CDS encoding glycosyltransferase family 39 protein, whose amino-acid sequence MQSELTSNTDRTKHRLTPAVGMLLVVLLIAMIFRVHRISDMSFWFDESFCLKMAEFPISDLWVHAKEDPHPPLFYFILKYWIMLFGSSTLATRLASFIPGILSIIGIYLVVKEAYRDPQTGNCSSSVNSAAVVAAALVALSPLHILWSYQVRMYAAGTALAAFSSWFLLKVLRREPSRKRDWYFFTMTAIALVYTHNFGLFVVTAQYLFAAGYLLLYHRAASLSQAGSRLMPLLISAAGTLLAWLPWLPSFLHQRELVVEGFWTKPFSWETAGATLFDMFGFDQAINMTPVIGLIAGQIMVLILLLLAFGRRPGDYFLALIAGFPFVAGILVSIFSRNIFNDRYFMFNQIFLFAALAVLISRISLKPAQFCLYGICIAGTGFLAYEQWLNREADFKLPAIQGAMASIEERRKPGELLLVCDPAIYVSVIAHARERGDIFTFHPGEDYPFTHGAAAMREDEYLRSQEIAQRRDPWIWAFDADSYRWRVPVPPGYRLVGENSFPGFRAKYAVRLYSRATEVTAKPKSN is encoded by the coding sequence ATGCAATCAGAGCTAACTTCCAATACTGATAGAACAAAACACAGATTAACTCCTGCGGTCGGGATGCTACTGGTTGTTCTATTGATTGCTATGATTTTTAGGGTGCATCGAATTTCAGACATGAGTTTCTGGTTTGATGAAAGTTTCTGTCTCAAAATGGCAGAGTTCCCCATTTCCGATTTGTGGGTCCATGCAAAGGAAGATCCGCATCCACCATTATTTTACTTCATCCTGAAGTACTGGATAATGCTGTTTGGCTCATCGACCTTGGCCACCAGGCTGGCCAGTTTCATCCCGGGTATCTTGTCCATCATTGGGATTTATCTTGTAGTAAAAGAAGCATATCGCGACCCACAAACAGGAAACTGTAGTTCCTCCGTGAATTCGGCTGCCGTCGTAGCCGCTGCTCTGGTCGCGTTGAGCCCACTCCACATATTATGGTCATACCAGGTGCGGATGTACGCGGCAGGCACTGCTCTGGCTGCTTTTTCAAGCTGGTTTCTGCTTAAGGTCCTGCGACGAGAACCCTCACGCAAACGTGACTGGTATTTTTTCACAATGACTGCGATCGCCCTGGTTTACACTCATAATTTCGGGCTGTTCGTAGTCACAGCGCAATATCTCTTTGCAGCCGGTTATCTGTTGCTATATCACCGTGCTGCGAGTTTGTCACAAGCGGGCTCCCGGCTTATGCCGCTTTTGATCTCAGCGGCAGGCACTCTTCTCGCCTGGCTGCCCTGGCTGCCTTCGTTTCTCCATCAGAGAGAACTTGTTGTCGAGGGCTTCTGGACGAAACCATTCAGTTGGGAGACAGCGGGAGCGACACTCTTTGATATGTTTGGCTTTGATCAGGCAATAAATATGACTCCGGTCATTGGTCTGATCGCAGGTCAGATCATGGTATTGATTCTATTGTTGCTAGCATTCGGGCGTCGTCCGGGGGACTATTTTCTAGCTCTGATAGCCGGTTTCCCATTTGTAGCTGGAATTCTCGTTTCCATCTTTTCACGGAATATCTTCAATGATCGCTATTTCATGTTCAATCAGATCTTTCTTTTTGCTGCGCTGGCTGTATTAATCAGTCGTATCAGCTTGAAACCGGCTCAATTCTGCCTGTATGGAATCTGCATCGCAGGGACCGGTTTTCTGGCTTATGAACAATGGCTCAATCGTGAAGCAGATTTCAAACTGCCTGCCATTCAGGGCGCCATGGCGAGTATTGAAGAACGTCGGAAACCAGGGGAACTGCTTCTCGTGTGCGATCCTGCGATTTATGTATCTGTGATCGCCCATGCCAGAGAACGCGGAGATATTTTCACGTTTCATCCGGGTGAAGACTATCCCTTTACGCACGGAGCTGCGGCCATGCGGGAAGATGAATATTTACGATCACAGGAAATTGCCCAACGGAGGGATCCCTGGATCTGGGCTTTTGATGCTGACTCTTATCGTTGGAGAGTTCCGGTTCCGCCTGGCTACCGATTAGTGGGGGAAAATTCGTTTCCTGGTTTCCGAGCGAAATATGCAGTAAGACTCTATTCACGAGCAACCGAAGTGACAGCAAAACCAAAGTCAAATTGA
- a CDS encoding glycosyltransferase family 39 protein, translated as MAIPESTLQNTTSTRAYSELWWLIPIVVLTVFLRIQNLSEVGYLFDESFSLQMVQFPFQEMMERIPEDISPPMFYFTLKAWIGLFGDSLFSTRMLSVALGTITVLGVYFLAYEAYRKPGDASSEKQARFIAITAALLTALCPLHITWSQRIRMYSLGTTLAVLSSLFLFRALKRPQGSTRDWGLFTLTGILLIYTHYFGLFTLAVEFGFALGYLLLNSTEKKWTHRLNHIWPLVLSAFAIWLVWSPWIPQFLYQRSHVSQTFWSSPLTWDRFGSQIALLFDLILWLSNAPQKGLLAAEIGFVLLVILVMGRRPADIYIALAASVPILIAVIISKISRSVFAYRYLQFAQIFMLIAIAVLLSRLPVKPLRLSMAVLVISGMGFLAWKHHEVRQKHALLPGMETAIARFEQSRRADEKLICCNPMLFTSANAYSRDRYTIFVDGSPDRYPYYQGTAVIRKNEYLAPAEYLGEDSNAFWTLDAQRWFNGTWEVHVPTGWRKAGEMHFPEFYADLILRLYVREDKPQAQQTLLLQ; from the coding sequence ATGGCCATTCCAGAATCCACTCTCCAAAACACGACTTCCACAAGAGCATATTCGGAACTCTGGTGGCTGATCCCAATCGTGGTTCTGACTGTTTTTCTCAGAATCCAAAACCTGTCAGAGGTGGGCTACCTGTTTGACGAAAGTTTCAGCCTGCAAATGGTCCAGTTCCCTTTTCAGGAAATGATGGAACGGATCCCTGAAGATATCAGCCCACCTATGTTCTATTTCACGCTGAAAGCCTGGATAGGGTTATTCGGTGATTCCCTGTTCTCAACACGCATGTTGAGCGTCGCACTGGGCACAATTACGGTCTTAGGGGTCTATTTCCTAGCCTATGAAGCGTACCGAAAACCAGGAGATGCCAGCTCAGAAAAACAGGCACGATTTATCGCTATTACCGCTGCTTTATTGACGGCGCTCTGCCCACTGCATATCACCTGGTCTCAACGTATTCGCATGTATTCTCTGGGGACCACATTGGCAGTACTGTCGAGCTTGTTTCTCTTTCGTGCACTGAAGCGTCCTCAAGGGAGCACACGTGACTGGGGCTTGTTTACGCTAACGGGAATCTTACTGATTTACACTCACTATTTTGGACTGTTTACGCTGGCCGTCGAATTCGGGTTTGCACTTGGATATCTGCTATTGAATTCCACAGAGAAAAAGTGGACACATCGACTAAACCATATATGGCCTTTGGTTCTTTCTGCCTTCGCAATCTGGTTAGTCTGGTCTCCCTGGATCCCACAGTTTTTGTACCAGCGATCGCATGTTAGTCAGACTTTCTGGAGTAGTCCACTTACGTGGGATCGCTTTGGTTCACAAATCGCCCTGCTGTTCGATTTGATTTTATGGTTGAGCAATGCGCCACAGAAAGGTTTGCTTGCTGCAGAGATCGGCTTTGTCTTGCTGGTGATCCTGGTAATGGGACGTCGTCCGGCTGATATTTATATTGCGCTAGCAGCAAGTGTCCCCATTTTGATTGCTGTCATCATTTCAAAAATATCTCGCAGTGTATTTGCATATCGCTATTTGCAATTCGCACAGATTTTCATGTTAATCGCCATAGCTGTTCTGCTCTCTCGTCTCCCAGTGAAACCACTCCGGTTGAGTATGGCTGTTCTCGTCATATCAGGTATGGGATTCCTCGCCTGGAAGCATCATGAGGTCAGACAAAAACATGCTCTTTTACCTGGTATGGAAACGGCAATTGCCCGTTTTGAACAGTCTCGGAGGGCGGACGAAAAACTGATCTGCTGTAACCCCATGTTATTTACTTCTGCTAATGCATATTCCCGAGACAGGTATACAATTTTTGTAGATGGTTCGCCAGACAGGTATCCCTATTATCAGGGGACAGCGGTCATTCGAAAAAATGAATATCTTGCACCCGCTGAATATCTTGGTGAAGACAGTAACGCATTCTGGACTCTGGATGCTCAACGCTGGTTCAATGGTACCTGGGAAGTTCATGTACCGACTGGCTGGAGAAAGGCAGGGGAAATGCATTTTCCTGAATTTTATGCAGATCTCATTTTGCGGTTATATGTTCGTGAAGACAAACCGCAGGCTCAGCAAACACTACTTCTCCAATAA